The genomic segment GGCAATTGTGAATGGCACGCTGATGGAAGGCGCCGAAGGGCTGGCAGGCGAACTGGGGCACGTGACGGTTTCCGACTCGGGCCCGCGATGTGCGTGCGGGCAGGTGGGCTGCTGGGAGATGTTCGCCTCATGCCGGGCGGCGTTGCGCTACTTCCACGAAGAGATGAAGGGAAAGGGCGCTGCAACGATCCAGGACCTTCTGAACCTCGAAGCGAATGGCGACAAGGCGGCACGCGCGGCGTTGAATTGGCAGGCCGAATGGATTGGACGCGGAATGCGCGTGGTAACGGCAGGGTTTAATCCGGAGCTGATCCTGTTTGTGGGCGATATTACGCTGCGGTGGGATGCGGTGGGGCCGATTGTGCGTGCTGAGCTCACCAAGCGGCTGGTGGGCGGCGCGCAGCCGAAGATTGCGATCGTGTCGGATGGCGAAGCGGCGCGATTGCGTGGCGCGGCGGCGGTGCTGCTGCAACGCCACATCAGTTTCAAGCGAACATCGAGGAGCCGGAAGGTCGCGGTAACTGCCTAAAGGCCGCGACCTTGTGGCATCGGATTCATGCCACTTCATCGGCTGTGAGAATGATCGGCTTGCGTCAGGACGACGCTGCCCGTTTCGAGCAAAGACTTGAGGTTGGACAGAATCTTCGGCCATCCGCCTGAAACAGCCTGGATGAACTTCGACTCAGCGAGTTCGATGGAGTGTGCGATGGTAAGCCGCACGGCTTCGCTATAGGGCTCCAGATCGATGGTGCACAGGGCAAAGCCTTCGGCCTTAAGCTCCGGACGAAACTCGTTGCGCCACTTGAGCTGGATCCGATGGGGCGGATCGAGCTCGAGGATTTCTCCGGTGTCTGCCACTCTGCCGTCAGGAAAGAGCATTTGCCATGCGGCTCCGGGCTTCCAGTCGCTGATGATTTGCATGCCAAACCAGTAGTCCTTCATCTGATTGGCATCGGTCAGCGCAGACCATAGCTTCTCCGGAGTCGTGCGGATGAAGGTTACATATACGAAGCTGCTTTCGGATGATTTGCTCATGATTGCTTGCCCTCCAGATTCTTTTTCAGTCTCGATAGCGCCTGCAGGCGCGGGTGCTCGAACTTGCTGATCCAGCGTTCGGCGATTGCGTTGATAGGTACCGGGTTGATGAAGTGAAGCCTTTCCCTTCCCTGCCGCTTCCACGAGACCAGGTTCGCCTCTTTGAGAATCCCCAAGTGTTTTGCGACTGCCTGACGGGTCATATCGAGGCCTTCGCAGAGTTCGCCCAATGTCTGGCCGTTCTTGTGGCGTAGCCGGTCGAGGAGTTCGCGTCGGCTTGCGTCCGCCAGAGCCTTGAACACCGTGTCATCGTTCATCGCGATATGCAACCATTCAGTTGCGTAATCAGAATAGGAAACCTATTGGTTGCCTGTCAAGATCAGTGTGAATCCATTTGCGAGAGAATGTCGGCATGAGAGGCTGGCCCGATCGTCGACTGCTCGACATGCTGAAACTTGAGACTCCGATCATTCAGGCGCCGATGGCGGGATCGGATTCTGTTGCGCTGGCGCGCGGGGTTTCGTCCGTGGGGGCGCTGGGGTCGCTCGCCTGTGCGCTGCTCGGGGCGGACGCGGTACGCGATGCGGTGCACGCGTTGCGCGACGGGATGGAGCGGCCGTTCAATCTGAATTTCTTCTGCCACACGATGGAAGAACCGGGCACGGCTGCAAGGGAGAAGTGGAAGAGCTTCCTGCGACCGCACTACGAGCGGCTGGGTCTTGACATTGAGGCGGTGGGGGAGAGCCGCCTGCGGCTTCCGTTCGACGACGAGATGTGCGCGGTGGTGGAGGAGGTCCGGCCTGCGGTGGTCAGCTTCCATTTCGGATTGCCTGCTGCTGGGCTGCTGGAACGGGTGAAGAAGGTGGGTATCCGGATACTGGCGTGCGCCACGAGCGTGGACGAGGCGAAGTGGCTTGAAGATCGCGGATGCGATGCGATTGTCGTTCAAGGGCTCGAGGCCGGCGGACATCGGGGGATGTTTCTGGAGACTCAGGTGGCGGCTCAGGTGGGGCTGTTCGCGTTGCTGCCACAGGTAGCTGACGCAGTTTCGGTTCCGCTGATTGCAGCGGGCGGCATTGCCGATGGACGAGGCATTGCGGCTGCTTTTGCGCTGGGCGCATCGGGCGTCCAGTTGGGGACGGTTTACCTGTTCTGCCCGGAAAGCAAGGTGTCCCCGATGTATCGAAAGGTGCTGGAGCAAGCGACAGATACGGCAACTGCCGTCACGAATTTGTTCAGCGGGCGGCCTGCCAGGGGGATTGTGAATCGGTATCTCAGCGAGGCGGGACCGATGTCTGACGATGCGTTGGCGTTCCCGTATGCGGGAACGCTGATTGCGCCTCTGCGCGCGGCGTCGGAGAAGGCGGGCCTGATGGACTACATGCAGATGTGGGCTGGACAGACATCGAAGCTTGGACGCGCGATGCCGGCGGATCAGTTGACTCGGAAGCTTGCGACGGAGGCGTTGGATACGCTGCAAGCGTTGTCGGGCGAGTAGACGCGCACAGGCCTGGCGGTGGCGTGAATAATAAGGACAATGTCTCTCAAGCCATTCTTCAACCTGCTGCGCGAAGGGCGCCTTACGCCTGTGCTGGGCGTGGGCGCCGCACTCAAACCGTTTTACAAGCTCACCTGGCTCGCAGCCGCTGGAGAGTCCGGGCTGTTGAACCGGCTAGCGAGCGGACCGGCTACGTTCGAGTCGCTCGCTCAGGGCGGTGGCACAGCGGGTCAGAGACGCGAAGCGCTGGAGGCTTGGCTCCAGTTGGGCGTTCGGCTGAAACTGCTCAACTTGGGAGCCGGAGGCTATGAACTGCGCGGAATGGCGAATGCGTTGGCACGGCCGGAGAACGACGCCACGCTGGCCATGGTGCAGGAGGTAGCGGGGCTCCACCACAAGCTGATTGCAGACACGCTTCCTCGGGTCCGCAGAGGGGAACTCTTCACTCTTGCCGACCAGGATGGGGAGCTGATTGCGCGATCGTCGCGGATCCTTGAACCATTCCAGGTTGAGGCGATTCAAGAGTTCTTCCCGGGGAGCGGCAACGTGCGGCTGCTCGAGATCGGGTGCGGGTCAGGAGTTTATCTGCGATACGCGGCTGCGAGGAATGCTTCGCTGACGGCTGTAGGGCTGGAGCTTCAGCCTGCGGTGGCGGAGATGGCGCGCAGGAATCTGCGCGGCTGGGGTCTGGAGGGCCGGGTGAAGGTCGAGGATGGCGACTTCCGCGCGAGGCCGGTTGGAGAACTCTTCGATATCGCGACGCTTTACAACAACATTTACTACTTCCCTGTGGCAGAGCGCGTGGCCCTCTTGGAGCGCATTGCGAGCTTTCTCAAGCCGGGCGGGTTCCTGCTTTTGACGACCTGCTGCCAGGGTGGAAGCCTTGGCGCCGAAGCGCTGAACCTGTGGGGGGCGGCGACCAGCGGAGCTGGGCGTCTGCCGGCTGAAGATGAACTGGTTGGCCAGCTTCGGCAGGCGGGATTCGGCGTGGTCAAGACAAAGAGCCTGCTGCCCGGGGACAAGTTCCTGGCCTTTCAGGCGTTCCGCGGATAGCAGAGTCTGCGGCGGCACTTGCAATGAGGAACATCGAAGGCTCGCCTTGCGTATGAATGGATGCCGGCAATGCCAGCCTCAGCGCGTTGGCACGCGTCCGGTCTTAGGATTCGTGCTACGCTCGTCGCGTTGAAGGAGGCGCATCATGTACGTCCTCTCTGCCACGGAAGCGATCTCTCCTGCCTTGAATCGCACCCGCGACTTTCTATTCCGGCCGTTCCGCTGGGGGAATTATCTGAAGTTCTGCGCGGTCGCGGTGCTGACGGAGGGCATGTGGGCTAACCTGCAGGGGAATAAGGGCGGCTCACCGTCGTCGGGGAGTGGGTCGCATGGAGTTCCGCTGAATCTTGATCCGGGGATGATTGCGGCTGTTATCGCGTGTGCAATCCTGCTGGTGGTGCTGGGCATTGCGCTGATGTATGTCGTGGTTCGCCTGAGATTTGCGCTCTTCCACAGCCTGGTGCATCGCTCGCGTGAACTGGCGCCCGGGTGGCACCTCTATCGCGAGCAGGCGATGCGCTTCTTCGTGCTTTCGATCGTGGTGGCGGCGGGGTTCCTGGCGGTAGCCGCGGTAGCTCTGGCTCCCTTTGTGCCGGGGTTCATCCGGGTGTTCCGCGAGAGCCAGGAGCAAGGGCACCTCATCTTTGGCGACTTTCTGCCGCTGATTCTGCAACTGGCGCCGGTGATTATGATTCTGATGCTGGCCGGCGTGGCGGTCGGCGTGGTTCTTCGGGATTTCATGCTGCCGCATATGGCGCTGGAAAATGCGACGGCGGGCGAGGCATGGTCGGCGGTGCTGGAACGCGTGATGGAAGAGAAGGGCTCGTTCTTCCTGTACGCGGTGCTGCGGGTGATACTGCCGTTTGCGGCTACCATTGCGCTGACGATTGTGCTCATCGTGCCGGCGATCCTTCTGTTTGGCATTCCGGGAGTGCTGTTTGCGCTGGTGCACGCGGCTCAGGTGCATTCGACAGGCGCAGCGTGGCTGGTGATGGTGCTGCTCCAGGTGGCGCTCGGGATCTTGATGGTTGCGATCGGACTGCTGATGGCGATCTGCTTCGGCGGTCCGGTGAGTGTAGCGATTCGCAACTACGCGCTGGTGTTCTATGGCGGCCGGTATGAGCTGCTGGGGAACATTCTGGCTCCCGCGCAGACGGCGCCTGCGGCGCCGCCGCTGCCGGCGTGATTACTGCCGGGAAAAGCGAGCAGGGTACAGAAGGGCAGATGGACCAAACAGGCGCAATCCGCCTTGCGGATTGCGCCTGTTTGGTTCTCGTCCGCAGGGAATGAGGATTGCGCAGTCCAGTCTCGGGAACCTTTCTCAGAGATGGGGTGTCCAACAAGAGAGGGGGCGCGCGCCGGTCTAGAGGGCGAAGCTGTACCCTGAAGGTTGGAGTTCTGAATTGATGCGTTGGATTTATACATTTGTTGCTGGCGCGGCTCTGGCGGGTGCCGCCGCTGCAGGAGCGCAGCAAAAGCCTGCTGCGCCTGCGGCGGGACAGAAGACGGCTGCACCCGTTGCAGCCAAGGCGGCCCTGCCGGACGGGAAGCTGCTGCCGGATTCGTTCGCAGGGTGGGTGGCGAAGGGCGTTGCCAGGCCTCTTGCCGACGCGGCGCAGGCCGATGCAGCGAATGCCGCAGCACTGAAGGAGTATGGGTTCCAATCGGGAGCAACGGAGGCCTATGAACGCGACGGCGAGACGCTGACGTTGCGCGCCATGCGATTCAACGATTTGAGCGGCGCTTATGGGGCGTATTCGTTTTATCGCGGGACGGGGTGGCCGAAGGAGGATGTGGGCAACGGCGCGGCGTCGAACAAGAACCATGTGATCTTCTGGCGCGGGTTTATCGTCGTCGATGCGGAGTTCTCCAGGGTCGGCTCGATGTCGGGGTCGGAGCTGCGAGACCTGGCGGGACGCCTGCCTGAGGCGCAGGGAACGAAGGCGTTGGCTCCGCCGATTCTGTCGGTGCTGCCGAAGAAGTGGATGGACGCGCAGAGCACGCACTATGTGCTGGGTCCGGCGGGTTATGCGGGCTCGGGCGGCGTGCTTCCGCCGGAGCTGGTGGGCTTCGATCGGGATGCCGAGGCTGTGACGGCGAACTATTCGCTGTCGTCGGGGCCGGCGGTGCTCACGTTGATTGCTTATCCCACGCCGCAGATGGCGGCGGCTTACGAGACGAAAATTCGCGACTACATCAAGACAGGGGACAAGGCGCAGCCGGCGTTTACGAAGGCGCTAACGGACTCAGACCAGGCTTCGCTCGAAGTGCGGCGCAGCGGGCCCGTGGTGGCGCTGGTGAGCGGCGATGCGATTCCCGACGAGAGCCATAAACTGATCGGCAGCGTGTATTACCGGGAGGACTTCGTATCGATTCCGCAACCAACGGAGTCGGAGGTATCGAAGACAGGAAAGCTGTTGATGGGGATCGCGACGCTGGTGCTGATCGGCGCGGGCACGGCCATCTTCCTGGGGGTGTTCTTCGGCG from the Occallatibacter riparius genome contains:
- a CDS encoding DUF6599 family protein — encoded protein: MRWIYTFVAGAALAGAAAAGAQQKPAAPAAGQKTAAPVAAKAALPDGKLLPDSFAGWVAKGVARPLADAAQADAANAAALKEYGFQSGATEAYERDGETLTLRAMRFNDLSGAYGAYSFYRGTGWPKEDVGNGAASNKNHVIFWRGFIVVDAEFSRVGSMSGSELRDLAGRLPEAQGTKALAPPILSVLPKKWMDAQSTHYVLGPAGYAGSGGVLPPELVGFDRDAEAVTANYSLSSGPAVLTLIAYPTPQMAAAYETKIRDYIKTGDKAQPAFTKALTDSDQASLEVRRSGPVVALVSGDAIPDESHKLIGSVYYREDFVSIPQPTESEVSKTGKLLMGIATLVLIGAGTAIFLGVFFGGGRALYRIARGKPVSSVYEAEFIRLDLRD
- a CDS encoding SAM-dependent methyltransferase produces the protein MSLKPFFNLLREGRLTPVLGVGAALKPFYKLTWLAAAGESGLLNRLASGPATFESLAQGGGTAGQRREALEAWLQLGVRLKLLNLGAGGYELRGMANALARPENDATLAMVQEVAGLHHKLIADTLPRVRRGELFTLADQDGELIARSSRILEPFQVEAIQEFFPGSGNVRLLEIGCGSGVYLRYAAARNASLTAVGLELQPAVAEMARRNLRGWGLEGRVKVEDGDFRARPVGELFDIATLYNNIYYFPVAERVALLERIASFLKPGGFLLLTTCCQGGSLGAEALNLWGAATSGAGRLPAEDELVGQLRQAGFGVVKTKSLLPGDKFLAFQAFRG
- a CDS encoding ArsR/SmtB family transcription factor, whose protein sequence is MFKALADASRRELLDRLRHKNGQTLGELCEGLDMTRQAVAKHLGILKEANLVSWKRQGRERLHFINPVPINAIAERWISKFEHPRLQALSRLKKNLEGKQS
- a CDS encoding DUF7544 domain-containing protein gives rise to the protein MYVLSATEAISPALNRTRDFLFRPFRWGNYLKFCAVAVLTEGMWANLQGNKGGSPSSGSGSHGVPLNLDPGMIAAVIACAILLVVLGIALMYVVVRLRFALFHSLVHRSRELAPGWHLYREQAMRFFVLSIVVAAGFLAVAAVALAPFVPGFIRVFRESQEQGHLIFGDFLPLILQLAPVIMILMLAGVAVGVVLRDFMLPHMALENATAGEAWSAVLERVMEEKGSFFLYAVLRVILPFAATIALTIVLIVPAILLFGIPGVLFALVHAAQVHSTGAAWLVMVLLQVALGILMVAIGLLMAICFGGPVSVAIRNYALVFYGGRYELLGNILAPAQTAPAAPPLPA
- a CDS encoding NAD(P)H-dependent flavin oxidoreductase, translated to MRGWPDRRLLDMLKLETPIIQAPMAGSDSVALARGVSSVGALGSLACALLGADAVRDAVHALRDGMERPFNLNFFCHTMEEPGTAAREKWKSFLRPHYERLGLDIEAVGESRLRLPFDDEMCAVVEEVRPAVVSFHFGLPAAGLLERVKKVGIRILACATSVDEAKWLEDRGCDAIVVQGLEAGGHRGMFLETQVAAQVGLFALLPQVADAVSVPLIAAGGIADGRGIAAAFALGASGVQLGTVYLFCPESKVSPMYRKVLEQATDTATAVTNLFSGRPARGIVNRYLSEAGPMSDDALAFPYAGTLIAPLRAASEKAGLMDYMQMWAGQTSKLGRAMPADQLTRKLATEALDTLQALSGE
- a CDS encoding SRPBCC family protein; translated protein: MSKSSESSFVYVTFIRTTPEKLWSALTDANQMKDYWFGMQIISDWKPGAAWQMLFPDGRVADTGEILELDPPHRIQLKWRNEFRPELKAEGFALCTIDLEPYSEAVRLTIAHSIELAESKFIQAVSGGWPKILSNLKSLLETGSVVLTQADHSHSR